TACCAAAGTTACATGATGCAGGGGAAGTCGAGGCGGCTCCGTGAAGAAGAGACCCGCATGACCGGACGGCCAACTGTCAATACGAACAGACGTAATCTCAGCTTGCATCGCTTTGCGTCAATGGTTCATCCCGCTCCTTGTCTTCGTCATCTATAAGATAATTAGATATTTATGCCATAGCGTATCCTGGCTGGCGGTCAGAATAATTCCAGGGGAAATACTCATGATCCTCGTAACCAATGACGATGGTGTCTATTCGCCGGGAATCCAGGTGCTGGCCAAGCGGCTGCGCGAACTGGACTCCGTCGTCATTGTCGCGCCTGATCGAGAACGGAGCGCTGCCGGCCATTCGATGACCCTGCACCGCCCGCTCCTGATCGAAGAGATCAGGGATTCCCTGTACTGCGTAAACGGCACGCCCACGGACTGCGTCAACATCGCGGTCAAGGGGCTGCTGAAGGAGGCGCCGAAGCTGGTTGTTTCCGGGATCAACAAAGGGCCCAACCTGGGAGATGATGTGACCTATTCGGGCACCGTGGCCGGCGCTATGGAAGGGATCCTGCTGGGGATTCCCTCCGTGGCCGTTTCTCTTAATGGGCGCGAGGATTTCCGTTTTGCCGAGGCAGCGGAGGTCGCGCTCAGCACAGCCCGTCAGGTACTGAAACAGGGGCTCCCGGCAGGGACTCTCTTGAATATCAACGTCCCGAACCTTCCGATGGAAGAAATCCGGGGGACGCGCATCACCCGTCTGGGCAAGCGCATCTATCACCAGATGACGGTCGAGCGTCTCGACCCACGGGGAAAGAAATATTACTGGATCGGCGGCGGAGAGCCGGACTGGGAGCGCGAGGAGGGGACGGACTTCGATGCCGTGGACCGCAGGATGGTGTCAATAACACCGCTCCACCTCGATCTTACGCATTATCCGTCGTTCGATCTGATCCGGAACCTGGAGTCCCTGGATTACGCGCGTATTGTGCGCAGGGAGCCTGAGTGATCAACGCTGAAAAAGAACGCATGCGGATGGTTGAGGAGCAGATCGTCGCACGCGGAGTCAGGGATGAACGGGTCCTCGCAGCCATGCGCAAGGTTCCCCGCCATGTGTTCCTGCCCGAGGCCATGCGGGGAATGGCCTACGCCGATAACGCGCTTCCCATCGGAGAAAACCAGACCATGTCCCAGCCGTACATGGTTGCGATCATGAGCGAGCTTCTCGGCCTCAAGGGCACGGAACGCGTGCTCGAGATAGGGACCGGCTCCGGCTATCAGGCGGCCGTGCTTGCAGAGCTGTGCGCGAAGGTATACACCGTCGAGCGAGTCAAGATCCTGGCCGAGAAGGCCCGGTCCACGCTTGACCGGCTGGGTTATCAAAGCGTTGCGATCAAGGTCTATGACGGCACCTACGGCTGGAAAGATGCGGCCCCCTTCGACGCAATTATGGTCACTGCAGGCGCGCCTGATGTGCCGTCGCCACTGGTCGAACAATTGAAGGTGGGCGGCGGGATGGTGATCCCCGTCGGTGACCGGTTCGGCCAGCGGCTCATGAAGGTGGTCAGGACCTCAGAAGGCCCGGTGACCGAATCGAGCATTCCCTGCGTGTTCGTGCCGCTCATCGGCAACCATGCGTGGAAGGAGTAGAGTAGCCGTCATGAGTACATTCCCCTCTTAATGCTTTTCCCCTTTCACCATCTCTTCCGAAACGATCACCTGATACAGAACCGACAACGCCAGCCCGATGGCCCCTCCGAGAACAGCCCCGACCAGGACATCCGTAGGATAATGAACGCCGAGATAGACCCTCGAAAACGCAATCAGCGAGGCGAGAACAAGAGGATACAAGCGTCCACCGGGAATGATATACTCCCGCGTCAGGTAAAAAAGCGGAACGGCGAAGGCGAAGGAACTGATAGCGTGGCCGGACGGCATAGAGTATGATTTCGGACAGGGGAGGATGAGCCTGACTCCTTCGAGGGCGCGGCACGGCCGCACCCGTGCAACAGCATCTTTCATCCAGTCCTCCACGAACCCTACTATATATACTGCGCAGCAGGCGACCAGAAGGGCTCCTATTGCCGTGCCGAGATAGGTTTTGCCCCGGTTGTTTTTCTGATATGCCGCCCGCAGGAGCATGGCGAGCAGAAAGGGGAGAATGAGAAGGTAGCCCCGGAGTGAGAGGGAAGGCATGAGGATGTCGAATCCCGGGTTTGTCAGGCCATGATTGACCAGGAACAGGAGCTGCGCGTCGAGGGACTGGAGTGTCATCGCCGGATACTTACTCCTGCCGGCTGCAACACTTGATGACGTGCGTGTCGCTCACCTCGATAAGCCCGTTTTCAACGATGGCGGAGATGTCCTTCAGGACTTCGTTGATCATCTCTTCCGAATCCACGACCTCGATCTTGACCGGGAGAGAGGTGGAAAGCTCGAGGATCTTGGCGGTGTGAAACACCCTGTCGCTGCCATATCCTTCGACCCCCCGGAACACGCTCGCTCCGGAAATCTTCTTTTTATAGAAGACGTCCAGAAGCGCTTCGTACACAGGCTTGCCGTGGGTCTTGTCCGCTTCTTCGACGAAGATCGTGAGTTTCTTCGCAGGGCCGCTCTTGATCATGAGATTCTCCTTTGAAATTCAGTCACGGACACACACGGAGAGGGTCTGAAATGGAACATGACGGGAATTGCGGGCTGCTATCGCCGCCTTTACACTACTTTTCAACTTCCGCTCTTGTTTGCCTCCGTGTCCCTGTGGCTGGCATCATGTGCTTTTTGCCAAGACCTCGCCGAGCTTCAACGCGATAAAGCCGACAAAAACACTCAAGACTACGTTCAGGCTCGCGTAAAGCCACTCACCATCCTTGAGCAGGGTTCCGGTTTCATATTCGAAGGTGGAGAATGTCGTGTAGGCGCCGAGGAATCCGACAACAAGGAACAGCCGCCATTGCGGGTTTTCAATGATCCGCTCGGTCATGAGGGTCATGAGGAGGCCGATGATAAAACTTCCGCTTACATTAATAATGAACGTCCCGAGCGGAAAGCTCCTCCCCCACCGTTCGCCGATCCAGACCGCGACAAGATACCGAACGACGGCGCCGATGAACCCGCCGATCCCTATGATGAGAATGTTTAGCATGAACGCAGGGCGAAAGGAACAGGTACGGCTCATTCATAGCAAAGTATCGCGTTGAAGTCAACCAAAATGGTTTCCGCAGGGTAGGGGAGTATGATGGCCGTCATAGAAAATGCTGCAAAAGAGGTTTAAAAAGAGATATAATAAATCAGCAAATCCATAGGCCAAGGAGAACCGGACATGAAGGAAAAAGTTGAAGAGGCACTGAAACAGGTTAGGCCGGCGCTGCAACGGGACGGAGGAGACATCGAACTCGTGAGCGTCGATGAGAAGGGCACGGTCAAGGTCAGGCTGAAGGGCGCCTGCGGAGCATGTCCGATGTCGACGATGACTCTCAAAAACGGTGTCGAGAAATACCTTAAGCAGCACATACCGGAGGTCAAGGAAGTGGTCCAGGTGGCATAGTCCGCCTGAGGGTGGACTTTTCGGAGCATTACCTTTGTGCATGCGGTGTACCTTCATATAGAGCAGAGGGGGCAGGCGGGCAATTCTTGTTCAACACCACCCCCTTTTTTTTCGCCACTCCAAGAATCAGCTGCCCAATTCAGCACGATTATTCCTCTTCTGTTTCTGCTCGTAACACCCCGCCCGGCTCACCTTCGTCCGAGAAATTGCTTGACACATCAGCATGGTTCTGTTATAAATTTTGCGGCTTTTTAAATATTCTCAAGCTGTAATTTCATAGCGATGGCAGGTGAGACCGAATGGAAGCCACGACTGAAAAAGCACGCAGCACGTTCAGCGGAGGTGTGCATCCTGCTGATAACAAAAGCCTCACAGCGCACAAGCCTACTGTCACCGCAGCGATCCCCAAGCGAGCAACCATCCCCTTGAGCCAGCATATCGGCGCTCCCACCAAGCCCCTCGTCGTCATCGGACAGGAAGTCAAAAAAGGCGAGAAGATCGCCGAGACGACCGGGTTCGTGTCCGCTCCGGTTCACGCGTCGATCTCAGGCAAGGTCGTGGCAATCGGCAATTTCCCGCATATCCTCGGCTCCGAAATGCCCTCGATCGTGATCGAGAGCGACGGGAAGGACGAATGGGTCGCAGGGCTCAAGGAAACTTCGGACTACGACAAGCTGAGCCCCGATGAGCTCAAGAAGATGGTCCAGGACGCCGGCATCGTGGGCATGGGCGGGGCCACCTTCCCGACACACGTCAAACTGTCTCCACCGAAAGAGAAGCCCATCGACGTGGTGATCCTGAACGGCGCCGAGTGCGAGCCCTTCCTGACCTCCGACCACCGTCTCATGCTGGAAAAGCCGAAAGAGGTCATCGAAGGCCTCAAGATCCTCATGAGGATACTGGGCGTCGGCAAAGGCTACATCGGGATCGAAGCCAATAAGCCTGACGCGATCGATACCATGACCAGGTCCGCTGTGGGTTCGCCCGAGATCAAGGTCTGGCCGGTCAGGGTGAAATACCCGCAGGGTGCGGAAAAGATGCTTATCAAGGCCATCGCCGGGCGGACCGTTCCGGCCGGCGGCCTCCCCATGGATGTCGGCGTAGTGGTTCAGAACGTGGGCACGGCCGCCGCGATCTATGATGCAGTCCGTTCCGGCAGGCCTCTCATCGAACGCTACGTGACCGTGACCGGCAGGGGTGTGAAAGAGCCCAAGAACTTCCTCGCCCGCATCGGCACGCCATTTTCGCAGCTCATCGAGGAAGCGGGGGGATTGACGGAAAATGCGGCAAAGGTGATTTCCGGCGGCCCCATGATGGGCATGAGTCAGTATACGCTTGATGTGTCTGTCATCAAAGGGACCTCCGGGATCACGGTGCTGCCCAGGAGCGAGGTGGGCACGGGCTCCTACGGCCCCTGCATCCGCTGCGGCAGGTGCATTGACGCCTGCCCCATGAAACTCCAGCCTTCCTACATAGGACTGTATATCGAGAAGGGACACTATCAGGATGCCAAGGACTACAACCTGATGGACTGCTTCGAGTGCGGGTCCTGCACATTCGTCTGTCCCGCCAACCGCCCGATGGTCCAGTGGGTAAAGAAAGCAAAGAAAGAGCTGGCGAAGAAAAAGAATTAGAGGACGGATAAAGGACGCACAGAGAACCGGCTGATTCCTGAGGTTCGATGCCATACGCATCAGCTTGAATTCCGTCTCCTGTCTTCTGACATCTGAAGAGAACGAGGGCCAATAGAATGGAAGCACCAGCACAGGTACAAGCGAAAGAGCCGCCGAAGGAACAACCCAAGCTTATCGTCTCGATCGGGCCGCATATGCACGACACCGAGAGCACGGCAAAGATCATGTGGACGGTGAGCGGCGCGCTCCTTCCGGCAACCCTCATGTCGGTCTACTATTTCGGCATGCCGGCGCTCATGGTCATTCTCGTCTGTCTTGCGACTTCTCTTGCTGCAGAGGCCGGGATGCAGTGGCTGCTGAAGAAGCCTATCACGCTGTCCGACGGGAGCGCGTTCCTGACCGGCCTGCTCCTTGCCCTGAACCTGCCGTCCAATGCGCCGCTCTACATCCCCTTTGTCGGGTCCATTGTGGCGATCATGATCGCCAAGCACCTCTTCGGCGGCCTCGGCTACAACATCTTCAATCCGGCGCTCGTCGGACGCGCCTTTGTCCTGGTCAGCTTCGCGAAGATCATGACGACCTATGTTGCGCCGGCGGCCCAGTTCATGGCTGTGGATGCCAAGACCACGGCCACGCCGCTGGTCCTCCTGAAAGAGGAGGGAATGTCGAAGCTCCTCGAGGTCTTTCATACGAAAGCGGCCCTGTATCAGGACCTCTTCGTGGGATACCGGGCCGGGTCTCTCGGCGAGACGTCGGTCATTGCGCTGCTGCTCGGCGGAGCCTTTCTCCTGATGAAGCGCTACATCACCTGGCATATCCCCATCCCCTTCATCGCCACCGTCGGCGTCCTCACCTGGATATTCGGCGGCAAGGAAGGTCTCATGACCGGTGACCCTCTCCTCCATATGATGTCTGGAGGGCTCATTCTCGGAGCATTTTTCATGGCGACTGACTATGTCACGGGCCCCTCGGTGCGCGGAGCGCAGGTGGTCTTCGGCATCTGCGCCGGAGCGTTGACCGCGCTCATACGCCTCAAAGGCGGATACCCCGAAGGCGTGATGTTCGCCATCCTCCTGATGAACTGCTTTGCGCCGCTTCTTGACCGCGGGATGAGGAGCCCGGTCTTCGGCAAGGCCGAGGCCAAGGGGGTGAAAAAATGAAGGATATGCTGAAAATAACTCTGAGCCTTGTCGCCATCTTTGTGGTTGCAGGCTTGATCATGGGGCTTACCTACCGATATACCTACCCGGTGCGCTTCGAGGCTGAAAAGAAGGAAAAGGAAGAGGCACTGAAAGAGATGGCCCCCGATGCGGCTGACCCCATTAAGATGGCGGGGAACTGGTCCGCAGACAACAAGCCCTATGAATATTTTGAGGCGACCACCAGCGGCAAACCGGTGGCGTATATCGCAAGCACTGCAGGCAAGGGCTATTCTAGTTATATCAAGATGCTCGTATCTCTTGGGACTGATCTCAAGATCAGGGACGTTAAGATTCTCGGCCATGAAGAAACTCCCGGCCTGGGGGACCAGGTCGAGGACAAGAGTTTTCTTGACCAGTTCAAGGGGAAGTCCCTTGACCAGATCAAACTGGTAAAGGGAGAGACAAAGGAAAACATCCAGGCCGTATCCGGCGCCACCTATTCGAGCCGCGGAGTGACGAAAGGCGTTAAGGAAGCCGCGCAGCTGCTCATCGATAAGTACGGCGCGGGCATCAAGTCGGCGATGCAAGAGGTGACGAAATGAGCAATAACGTCAGTTACTGGGCACTGTTCAAAAACGGCATCTTCGGCGAGAACCCGGTCTTCAGGCTCGCTCTCTCGCTCTGCCCGGCCGTGGCCGTGACGAGCGGCGTGAAAAACGGTTTCCTGATGGGCGTCGCGGTTCTCTTCGTGATGACCATGACGAACGTGACGGTTTCCCTGCTGCGGAACTTTATCAGCCCGAAAGTCCGGATTCCCTCCTACGTGTTCATCACCGCCACATGGGTTACCGTGATCGACCAGGTCATGGCGGCCTACCAGAGAGCGGTATACAAGGAAATGGGCCTCTATATCATGCTCATCGTCGCCTTTGCCATTATCCTTTCCCGCGCGGAGATGTTCGCGAGCAAGAACAAGCTTCTGCCTTCCTTCATTGACGGGGTAGGCATGGGACTGGGCTTTCTGCTTGCCTTGGTGCTGCTCGGCGTGTTCCGGGAATTCCTGGGCAAAGGGTCGCTCTGGGGCGCCCATATTTTGGATTCAAAACCACTGCTTATCATGATCATGCCGACAGGGGGGTTCTTCGCCATGGGTCTCATGATGGGCTGGCTTAACTGGATCGACCGGAAGTTCTTCGGCGGCTCGGGGGCAAGCAGCGGAGGACATTAGAATTGCGGATTGCCCCGGCTCTTGCGAAAGCGCCGGGACAGGCGGAATTCGGATTACCGAGAAAAATTCCTTTAAGCTGTAAATCCGAAATGAATTTAGTTGGAGGGTTCTATGTGGCAGCATGTCCTGACCATATTCATCGCATCAGCGCTCATTAATAACTTCGTGTTTTCCCGCTATCTCGGCCTTTGCATCTTTTTCGGCGTGACGAAAAAGATGGAAACGTCCATCGGGATGAGTTTTACCTTTACGACGGTCATGCTTATTTCCGCATCCCTGAACTGGCTTATTTATAACTACGTCATGGTTCCCTATCATCTAGGGTTCTTAAAGATTGTTATTTTCATCGGCGTGATCGCCGCCTTTGTGCAGGCTGCGGACACGATTATGAAGAAGGTCGCTCCGGCGTTGTACTACAAGCTGGGCATCTACCTGGCGCTGATCGTGACAAACTGTGTCATCCTGGCGGTGCCGCTGCTGAACGCCGATGAAAATTACAGTCTGTTCGAGAGCATGGCCATGGCAGTGGGCTCCGGTCTGGGGTTCAGTCTGGCCCTCATCATCATGGCGAGCATTCGCGAGAAGCTGGAACTCGCCGATGTGCCTAGGTCATTCCAGGGGCTTCCCATTTCATTCGTCCTGACCGGACTGATAGCCCTGGCATTCCTGGGCTTTTCCGGCATGATCACGCTGTAAGATCAAGGCGGAATGCGGAGTGTCAATCCCTCTGTGTCTCCCTTTGACCTGTTGCTCCAAATAACCACGTTGAAGGTGCAATGCCATGTATGAACAACTCATTTCTATCCTGATCCAGACGCTCACTCATGCGCTGAACATCGTTGCGAACAAGCTGGTGCCTCTTGCGGAAGCCGGCGGTTCGGCAGCTGCGGGAACGGTCCCCGCGTCTACCGTTTATGTTACCCTGATCGTGCTTGCAGGGCTCGGCGTAGTCTTCGGCGTTGCTCTTGCCATCGTAGCTGCCCGGTTCGTGGTCAAGGTCGATCCGAAGGTGGAACAGGTTCGTGAGACCCTGCCCGGTGCGAACTGCGGCGCCTGCGGTTTCGCGGGCTGCATGGGCTATGCCGAGGCGGTCGTCGGCAATCCGGACGTGGCTGTTCACATGTGCGCGCCAGGGAAAGCTGCTGTTGCCGAGAAGATAGCCGTGATCACCGGCAAGAAGGCTGAGAAGGTGGAGCCCAAGATCGCGCGGGTGTTCTGCCAGGGAGGCACCTCCCTCAGCCAGCGAAAGTTCATCTATACTGGCGTGAAGGATTGCACCGCTGCCGTTCTTGCGGCGGGAGGCGACAAATCCTGTGAATACGGGTGTCTCGGTTACGGAACCTGCATGCGCGCCTGTCCTTTTGGCGCCATTACGATGAGCGGGGATAATCTGCCGATTATCAATCCGGACAAGTGCACGGCCTGCGGCAAGTGCGTAGCCGCCTGTCCCAAGCAGGTGATCGAACTGGCCCAGATGTCCAAGGCCGTGGTGATCAGTTGCCACAGCAGGGACAAAGGTATCGATGTCAAGAAGAAGTGCCAGGTGGGATGCATTGCCTGCGGTATCTGCGTCAGGACCTGCCCCGTGGACGCCATCAAGCTCGAGAACAACCTCGCGCGGATCGATCACGGCAAGTGCATCGTCTGCGGTCTCTGCGTCAAGAAGTGTCCCACGAGTGCCATCTATGATTACATCCCGGTCCGGTCGAAGGCCTTTATCGATCCGGCGAAATGCGTCGGTATCGACGTCTGCGAAAAGGTCTGTCCGGTGAACGCGATCTCCGGCGCCGTACGGGAAGTCCACCGGGTCGATCAGTCCAAGTGCATCGGGTGCGGCATGTGCGCTCCGCGATGTCCGAAAAAAGCGATCGACATGGTGCAGGCTTCTTCGGGTGCCGGGCGACAGAAGCACGTTAAGGCTCAGGAGTCGGTTCGTGCGTGATCACCGCTGAGAAAACGTTAAACGATCACACCAAGGGATGCAGCCGCATCCCTTTTTTTATTTGCACCTTCGGCAAGCGGCACGCTCGCATGCCACTTTTTTGCTTGACAAATTATTTTGCATAGGCTAAAAACAAGTCACTTTACAAGCCATCGAAAAGATTTCGCCATACCCGGTTTCGCGGAGGTGCCCCATGAATCCCGATGACATAAAATATCACAGAGAGCATGCGTGGGTGCGCACGGAAGGAAAATCCGCTACGATAGGAATCACTGATTTTGCCCAGGAGCAGCTCGGCGATATCGTGTATGTCGATCTCCCGGAAGCCGATACTGAAGTTGACGCTGACTCGGAGCTCTCTGAGATTGAGTCGACGAAGGCCACTTCTCCCGTTGTCTCGCCGGTCTCGGGAACCGTAACTCAAGTAAACGAGGACCTCGCTGATTCACCGGAAATCATCAATGAAGATCCCTACGGCAATGGATGGCTTGTCGTTATCGAGATGAGTGACCCTTCAGAGCTGAACGATCTCATGACGAAGTCGGAATACGAGAAATTTCTCAAAGAGGAAGAAGGCAAGTAGCGCCTCATCATGAAGGTTGCAGGGAGGGGAGAGTGGAAACTCTCCCCTTTTTTAGTTCTCACAAAGCCCTTTCCCCCGTTCGATCGCGAGGAGGTGTACGATGACGATGCGACTGACAATCCTGGGTGCCGGCCCGGGAGGCTACGTAGCGGCGGTGCGGGCGGCCCAACTGGGCGCCCGCGTGACCGTCATAGAAGATACGGAGGTCGGCGGCACCTGCCTCAACAGGGGATGCATCCCCACGAAAACCATCATTGCATCAGCTGCGATCTTTGACCATGTCAGACACGCGGCGGATTTCGGCATCGAGGTAGCCGGTCCAGTCGTTTTCAGCCCGGGGCGGGTCCGCGAACGGAAGGACAAGGTCGTCGCCACTCAGGTGAGGGGGGTTAGAGGTCTGCTGAAGGGCTGGGGCGTGGAAGTCATTGAGGGCCGTGCTTCGCTCTTGAACCCCCGGAGCGTCCGCGCTCTGAGAAAAGACGGCACGACCACCGATCTCCCTACCGACAGGGTTATTATTGCGACGGGCTCGAGGCCGGCCCGGATCCCGGGATTTCCCTTTGACGGCAAGACCGTCATCACAAGCGATGAGGCGGTCCAGCTCAATCATGTACCCAAAAGCCTGCTCATCGTCGGCGCCGGCGTGATCGGCTGCGAGTTTGCCTTCATCTACCGGACCTTCGGCGCCGAGGTGACGGTCGTGGAGATGATGCCCCGCGCGCTTACCACGGAGGACAAGGAGATATCGGCGCTGATCGAGCGTGAAATGAAAAAGGCAAAAATACGGCTGATAACGGGTGTGAACGTACAGCAGGTGACCCAGGGCGGCAACGGCATGCTGGAGACGCGGTTATCTGATGGGCAGGAGCTGAAGCCTGAGCAGGTGCTTGTGTCCATCGGACGTTCCCTCAATTCTGAGGGTATCGGACTTGAGGAAACAGGTGTGGGCATTGGCAAGCGCGGCGAGATCCTTGTCAATGAAAAGATGGAAACGAACATTCCGGGCATTTATGCCATCGGCGACGTGACCGGCAGGTTCATGCTGGCGCATGTGGCCTCCCATCAGGGGCTGGTCGCGGCGGACAATGCGTTGGGAGGCAATTCGACGATGGACTATTCCGTGGTGCCCGCGGGCATCTTCACGATGCCGGAGATCGGCAGCGTCGGCATTCGTGAACAGGAGGCCGTTGCCCAGGGAATCGAGCATCGTGTGGGAAGGTTCCAGTTCCGGGCGCTGGGCAAGAGCCACGCGATCGGCGAGATAGCCGGCATGGTGAAAGTCCTCTCTCGGGCCGACACCGACAGGGTTATCGGTGTGCATATCTGCGGCGCTCATGCGACAGATCTGGTCCACGAAGGTGCACTGGCGATCAAGATGGGAGCCACGGCAAAGGACCTGGGCTCCATGATCCACGCCCACCCCACGCTTGCTGAAGCGGTCATGGAGGCCGCCGAGGATATCCATGGCACATCCATCCATGCGCCCAAACACCAACACTGAGGACTGGATTTCCGCCAGGAATCGTGACCCCGGACCTGTTCCCGGGTGATCGGCCCAGGCGATGAATGACTATCAGCCGCATCCCCGCTTTCAGGTCAAACACTGCCTGAAAAGACCTTCATTATGATGGGGTGCGGAAAGCCGCACACGTGATGAAGAGATATTTTTCTTCCTGTGTCTGACGAGAGCGCCCTTCGAAAATAAGAGCATTTTGTGCGTCACGATGGGGCTCGACCAATTTTGTGATTGTCTTCCTTAGTAGTTTAAAGAATCATTTATTCATGTACAGACAGCATTGTCTACTCGAATGGTTCAATCTTATATCCCCGTGTACCGAGCGAACTCTATTTCGGCCCCCTGTGTGATTCTAGCGTTATGTGTTATGAAATTGGATTTGACATTCACGGCGCTAGGCTTGCTTTTACAGCCTCATCCATGGGCATCTTCCATGTTTTCTCTTGATTTTATCCTGACGAGACAGGTATCATCACCAGGTTATTCGTGGAACCCTGGAGACTGATGTGTGTTTCCCTTACCCGCGATTCAAGGCATTATCTGGTCAATCAGGGTCAGCCGGGAAGAGGAGATATGATAACCGGGAGAGATGGTTAGTCATCAGGGTGACATGCGACATCTCAATCTCAATAGGGCGGAGCATATCATATGACCATAAAAAGAAGCCTCGAAGTCCCGTTGTTCTGCCTCGGATTGCTCGTTGCTTTGATGGGAGCAGCCCGGCCGGCCCATGCCGTGCTCGGCGAGCCGGCCGATTCGATTGCTTCTGACCGCAAGGCAATGGCGGCGCTGCGCAGCGCGACCACGGTGCGCAACGGCTATACTGTCGAGGAGGTGGTATCTCAATCGACCACCGTCAGGGAATATATCGCGCCATCCGGCATCGTGTTCGGTATTGCCTGGAATGGCCTGGTCCATCCCGACCTCTCGATGCTACTGGGTTCCTATTCGGGCGAATACCAGAAAGCGCTGCAGCAGCCACGCATACCTGGCCAGAGGTACAGGCGGGTGAAGGCGAACGGCGTTGTTGTCGAGAAATGGGGGCATATGCGGAACCTGCGGGGTCGCGCTTATGCGCCAGCCTTGATTCCCCAGGGAGTGAATGTCGATGATATCAAGTAGAATACAACTCATATTGGTCCTGGCTCTTGTGGCTGGTTGCGGAGGAGGCGGCTCCGGCGGTGGATTTATCATTCCTCCCCCAACGCTCAAATCTATCGCTGTCACGCCGGCAAACCCGAACGTTGCGCTCGGGATCACCGAACAGTTCACGGCAACGGGGACATATTCGGACAACTCTCTGCGGGACATTACCACATCGGTGACATGGACGTCGTCAGCACCCAATGTCGCGTCGATCAGTAATACGGCGGGTTCGGAGGGTCTGGCCGGCTCGGGCAGCCAAGGTCAGACGACCATTACGGCTACGTTGGGAATCGTCTCGAATTTTACCGATCTGACCGTGACCCCGCCTGTGCTGGCGACCATTGACGTGGATCCCGCAAACCCAAGCATCGCTCTCGGGTCAGGACAACAGTTTACTGCTACGGGCCATTACTCGGACAACACGACTTCGGACCTCACGACATCGGTGACATGGACTGCATCAGCACCGGACATCGCGATTATAAGCAATGCGACGGGATCGCAAGGATCGGCC
This Nitrospirota bacterium DNA region includes the following protein-coding sequences:
- a CDS encoding DUF2844 domain-containing protein; this encodes MTIKRSLEVPLFCLGLLVALMGAARPAHAVLGEPADSIASDRKAMAALRSATTVRNGYTVEEVVSQSTTVREYIAPSGIVFGIAWNGLVHPDLSMLLGSYSGEYQKALQQPRIPGQRYRRVKANGVVVEKWGHMRNLRGRAYAPALIPQGVNVDDIK
- the rsxE gene encoding electron transport complex subunit RsxE; translated protein: MSNNVSYWALFKNGIFGENPVFRLALSLCPAVAVTSGVKNGFLMGVAVLFVMTMTNVTVSLLRNFISPKVRIPSYVFITATWVTVIDQVMAAYQRAVYKEMGLYIMLIVAFAIILSRAEMFASKNKLLPSFIDGVGMGLGFLLALVLLGVFREFLGKGSLWGAHILDSKPLLIMIMPTGGFFAMGLMMGWLNWIDRKFFGGSGASSGGH
- a CDS encoding Rnf-Nqr domain containing protein, giving the protein MWQHVLTIFIASALINNFVFSRYLGLCIFFGVTKKMETSIGMSFTFTTVMLISASLNWLIYNYVMVPYHLGFLKIVIFIGVIAAFVQAADTIMKKVAPALYYKLGIYLALIVTNCVILAVPLLNADENYSLFESMAMAVGSGLGFSLALIIMASIREKLELADVPRSFQGLPISFVLTGLIALAFLGFSGMITL
- the gcvH gene encoding glycine cleavage system protein GcvH, which encodes MNPDDIKYHREHAWVRTEGKSATIGITDFAQEQLGDIVYVDLPEADTEVDADSELSEIESTKATSPVVSPVSGTVTQVNEDLADSPEIINEDPYGNGWLVVIEMSDPSELNDLMTKSEYEKFLKEEEGK
- a CDS encoding Fe-S cluster domain-containing protein, with protein sequence MYEQLISILIQTLTHALNIVANKLVPLAEAGGSAAAGTVPASTVYVTLIVLAGLGVVFGVALAIVAARFVVKVDPKVEQVRETLPGANCGACGFAGCMGYAEAVVGNPDVAVHMCAPGKAAVAEKIAVITGKKAEKVEPKIARVFCQGGTSLSQRKFIYTGVKDCTAAVLAAGGDKSCEYGCLGYGTCMRACPFGAITMSGDNLPIINPDKCTACGKCVAACPKQVIELAQMSKAVVISCHSRDKGIDVKKKCQVGCIACGICVRTCPVDAIKLENNLARIDHGKCIVCGLCVKKCPTSAIYDYIPVRSKAFIDPAKCVGIDVCEKVCPVNAISGAVREVHRVDQSKCIGCGMCAPRCPKKAIDMVQASSGAGRQKHVKAQESVRA
- the lpdA gene encoding dihydrolipoyl dehydrogenase, giving the protein MTMRLTILGAGPGGYVAAVRAAQLGARVTVIEDTEVGGTCLNRGCIPTKTIIASAAIFDHVRHAADFGIEVAGPVVFSPGRVRERKDKVVATQVRGVRGLLKGWGVEVIEGRASLLNPRSVRALRKDGTTTDLPTDRVIIATGSRPARIPGFPFDGKTVITSDEAVQLNHVPKSLLIVGAGVIGCEFAFIYRTFGAEVTVVEMMPRALTTEDKEISALIEREMKKAKIRLITGVNVQQVTQGGNGMLETRLSDGQELKPEQVLVSIGRSLNSEGIGLEETGVGIGKRGEILVNEKMETNIPGIYAIGDVTGRFMLAHVASHQGLVAADNALGGNSTMDYSVVPAGIFTMPEIGSVGIREQEAVAQGIEHRVGRFQFRALGKSHAIGEIAGMVKVLSRADTDRVIGVHICGAHATDLVHEGALAIKMGATAKDLGSMIHAHPTLAEAVMEAAEDIHGTSIHAPKHQH